The following proteins are co-located in the Triticum aestivum cultivar Chinese Spring chromosome 1A, IWGSC CS RefSeq v2.1, whole genome shotgun sequence genome:
- the LOC123053082 gene encoding histone H2B.1-like, with product MAPKADKKPAAKKPAEEEPTTEKAEKAPAAKKPKAEKRLPAGKTASKEGGEKRGRKKGKKSVETYKIYIFKVLKQVHPDIGISSKAMSIMNSFINDIFEKLAGEAAKLARYNKKPTITSREIQTSVRLVLPGELAKHAVSEGTKAVTKFTSS from the coding sequence ATGGCCCCCAAGGCGGATAAGAAGCCGGCGGCGAAGAAGcccgcggaggaggagccgacgacgGAGAAGGCCGAGAAGGCCCCGGCGGCGAAGAAGCCCAAGGCCGAGAAGCGGCTGCCGGCGGGCAAGACCGCCTCCAAGGAGGGCGGCGAGAAGAGGGGccggaagaagggcaagaagagCGTCGAGACCTACAAGATCTACATCTTCAAGGTGCTCAAGCAGGTGCACCCCGACATCGGCATCTCCTCCAAGGCCATGTCcatcatgaactccttcatcaacgaCATCTTCGAGAAGCTCGCCGGCGAGGCTGCCAAGCTCGCCCGCTACAACAAGAAGCCCACCATCACCTCCCGGGAGATCCAGACCTCCGTCCGCCTCGTCCTCCCCGGCGAGCTCGCCAAGCACGCCGTCTCCGAGGGCACCAAGGCCgtcaccaagttcacctcctcTTAG
- the LOC123053086 gene encoding histone H3.2 — MARTKQTARKSTGGKAARKQLATKAARKSAPATGGVKKPHRFRPGTVALREIRKYQKSTELLIRKLPFQRLVREIAQDFKTDLRFQSSAVFGVAENHQLVNLLQKAPSLQKALIE, encoded by the coding sequence ATGGCCCGCACGAAGCAGACGGCGAGGAAGTCCACCGGCGGCAAGGCGGCGCGGAAGCAGCTGGCGACCAAGGCAGCGCGCAAGTCCGCCCCGGCCACCGGCGGCGTGAAGAAGCCGCACCGCTTCCGCCCCGGCACCGTCGCGCTCCGGGAGATCCGCAAGTACCAGAAGAGCACCGAGCTGCTCATCCGCAAGCTGCCCTTCCAGCGCCTGGTGCGGGAGATCGCGCAGGACTTCAAGACCGACCTCCGCTTCCAGAGCTCCGCCGTCTTCGGAGTTGCGGAAAACCACCAACTCGTTAATCTGTTGCAAAAAGCACCGtcgttgcaaaaagcactgatcgAGTGA